The genomic DNA GGTGCAGCCGAGCAGCGGATCCTGATCGCTCCCTCGCGTAGCAGCAGACGCGGCGGCATTGATTCTCTGCGTCCGCGGATGCGGCGCTATGGTTCATCCCATGTCTCAATTTCTGATCCGCGAGGCCGCCGAGCTGCTGGGTGTCAGTGACGACACGGTCCGTCGGTGGGTCGACAGCGGAGCGCTGCCGGCCGCCAGGAACGACGGGGGCCGCAAGGTCATCGACGGGGCCGAGCTGGCCGCGTTCTCCCGGGAGCACGCGGCCCGCGCCGCACGGGACCCGTCCGGGGTGGGCCGGTCGGCCCGCAACCGGTTCGTCGGTCTGGTGACCCGGGTGATCGCGGACGGGGTGATGGCGCAGGTCGAGATGCAGTGCGGTCCGCACACCGTGGTGTCGCTGATGAGCAGCGAGGCGGTCCGGGATCTGGAACTGGAACCGGGCCGGCTGGCCGTCGCCGTCATCAAGGCGACCACGGTCATCGTCGAAACCCCGGGAGGTCTGCCGTCATGAGTCGTCCGCCGTCCACGCGGCTCGGCCGCGGGGTGCTGGCCGCCGGTGCGGCGGTCGGTCTCGCCGTCCTGACCGCCTGCGGCTCCGGCGGGTCCACCGCCGCCCCGGCCGGCACCCCGGCGACCTCCGTCGTCTCCGCGCAACCGGCCGATGCCGGTGGCACGCTCACCGTGTTCGCCGCGGCCTCGTTGAAGGGCTCGTTCACCGCCCTCGGCGAGACGTTCGAGGAGCAGAACCCGGGCACGACGGTGACGTTCAACTTCGCCGGCTCCTCCGATCTGGTCACCCAACTCACCGCCGGCGCCCCGGCGGACGTCTTCGCCTCGGCCGATCAGAACAACATGCGCAAGGCCACCGACGCCGGGGTGATCTCCGGTAGCCCGGTGGACTTCGCCAGCAACACGCTGACCATCGTCACCGCGCCCGGGAACCCGCGGGGCATCAGCGGTCTCGCGGATCTGACCAGGCCCGACCTGCAGGTCGTGGTGTGCGCGCCGCAGGTGCCGTGTGGCTCGGCGACCGAAAAGCTCGAGAAGAGCACGACCGTCACGCTGACCCCGGTCAGCGAGGAGTCGTCGGTGACGGACGT from Nakamurella flava includes the following:
- a CDS encoding TOBE domain-containing protein encodes the protein MSQFLIREAAELLGVSDDTVRRWVDSGALPAARNDGGRKVIDGAELAAFSREHAARAARDPSGVGRSARNRFVGLVTRVIADGVMAQVEMQCGPHTVVSLMSSEAVRDLELEPGRLAVAVIKATTVIVETPGGLPS
- the modA gene encoding molybdate ABC transporter substrate-binding protein, coding for MSRPPSTRLGRGVLAAGAAVGLAVLTACGSGGSTAAPAGTPATSVVSAQPADAGGTLTVFAAASLKGSFTALGETFEEQNPGTTVTFNFAGSSDLVTQLTAGAPADVFASADQNNMRKATDAGVISGSPVDFASNTLTIVTAPGNPRGISGLADLTRPDLQVVVCAPQVPCGSATEKLEKSTTVTLTPVSEESSVTDVLNKVQTGQADAGLVYVTDARGAGDKVTAVAVPEASSVVNVYPIATLTAAAQPELATEFVALVTGSDGRKVLSDAGFQPAP